A window from Pseudomonas campi encodes these proteins:
- a CDS encoding P1 family peptidase, whose translation MKLRARDLNIQFGQLPPGPLNAITDVPGVRVGHSNVRGRSASGRDINTGVTLIEPRPGSTTQQPCFAGVHILNGNGDATGLEWIREAGLLTSPIAFTNTHSVGVVRDALIALDRQHQPADGRLYWNMPVVLETFDGLLNDINGFHVRPEHVAEAMECAMGGPVAEGAVGGGSGMICHEYKGGIGTASRRLNAAQGGWTVGAIVQANHGTRRELRVDGYPVGRYMEKATSPFLRADLPHPGMGSIVVCLATDAPLLPHQCTRLAQRASIGIARTGGGNEDCSGDIFVAFSTGNQQLEATAYERKGAFTCDGLRMVNNDHIGDLFLAASEAVEEAIINALLAANTMEGNGHRVQALDRETLLEALGKAGWPGA comes from the coding sequence ATGAAACTGCGTGCCCGCGACCTGAATATCCAATTCGGCCAACTGCCCCCAGGCCCCCTCAACGCCATCACCGACGTACCCGGCGTGCGCGTCGGCCACAGCAATGTAAGAGGGCGCAGCGCCAGTGGCCGCGACATCAACACCGGGGTCACCCTGATCGAGCCGCGCCCGGGTTCCACCACCCAGCAGCCGTGCTTCGCCGGCGTGCATATCCTCAACGGCAACGGCGACGCCACCGGCCTGGAGTGGATTCGTGAGGCCGGCCTGCTGACCAGCCCGATCGCCTTCACCAACACCCACAGCGTCGGCGTGGTGCGCGATGCGCTGATCGCCCTGGACCGCCAGCACCAGCCCGCAGACGGTCGTCTGTACTGGAACATGCCGGTGGTGCTGGAAACCTTCGACGGCCTGCTCAATGACATCAACGGCTTCCACGTGCGCCCCGAGCATGTGGCCGAAGCCATGGAATGCGCCATGGGCGGCCCGGTGGCCGAAGGCGCGGTCGGCGGCGGCAGCGGCATGATCTGCCACGAGTACAAGGGTGGCATCGGCACCGCCTCGCGGCGCCTGAACGCGGCACAGGGTGGCTGGACCGTCGGCGCCATCGTCCAGGCCAACCACGGCACCCGCCGCGAGCTGCGCGTGGATGGCTACCCGGTGGGGCGTTATATGGAAAAGGCCACGTCGCCCTTCCTGCGCGCCGACCTGCCGCATCCGGGGATGGGTTCGATCGTCGTCTGCCTGGCCACCGATGCGCCGCTGCTGCCGCACCAGTGCACTCGCCTGGCCCAGCGCGCCAGCATCGGCATCGCCCGCACCGGCGGCGGCAACGAGGACTGCAGCGGCGATATCTTCGTCGCCTTCTCCACCGGAAATCAGCAGCTGGAGGCCACCGCCTACGAACGCAAGGGCGCCTTCACCTGCGACGGCCTGCGCATGGTCAACAACGACCATATCGGCGACCTGTTCCTCGCCGCCTCGGAGGCGGTTGAAGAGGCCATCATCAATGCGCTGCTGGCGGCCAATACCATGGAAGGCAATGGCCATCGGGTGCAGGCGCTGGATCGCGAAACCCTGCTGGAAGCCCTGGGCAAGGCGGGTTGGCCGGGGGCCTGA
- a CDS encoding SMP-30/gluconolactonase/LRE family protein, whose protein sequence is MSLSKRSMGILCLVLAGASVAAWAEAQGPQLLDVEPFAELPAGVRYPEGLAVNPHNGEIYVGTFDARQPASARNNQLLRYAADGRLLAQRAFAVTPLTGLGYADGQVYILNFGAGKLQRIPAEFAANTPVEDLLDFPQLKPAAPAARAVANPDGSQDQIHFGSSGMPAPNGLVFASNGDLYVSDSFQGALYRIANATRCKPCALEVLSRDPLLATADSLPFGANGLAFNADQSQLYINNAGDGRLLRMRLPNGEVQVLAESLPGADGLLFHDGLLWLLANQIDQLLGLDERGLIRVRAGGFQGLTSNGAPRGLLFPASSVVLGEWMVVSNLALPLTPTEGDEWEEQVSTWNLMRVRLPQLPTKGEPDHAATP, encoded by the coding sequence ATGAGTCTGTCGAAGCGCAGTATGGGCATCCTCTGCCTAGTTCTGGCCGGCGCATCCGTCGCTGCATGGGCCGAGGCGCAGGGGCCGCAGCTGCTTGATGTCGAGCCGTTCGCCGAGCTGCCAGCCGGTGTGCGTTATCCGGAAGGGCTCGCCGTCAATCCACACAACGGCGAAATCTACGTCGGCACCTTCGATGCTCGCCAACCCGCCAGCGCCCGCAACAACCAGTTATTGCGTTATGCGGCGGACGGCCGGCTACTGGCGCAACGCGCGTTTGCCGTTACCCCGCTGACCGGTCTGGGCTATGCCGATGGGCAGGTTTACATCCTCAATTTTGGTGCGGGTAAGCTGCAACGCATCCCGGCGGAGTTCGCGGCCAACACCCCAGTCGAGGACTTGCTCGACTTCCCGCAATTGAAGCCAGCGGCACCGGCTGCGCGCGCGGTAGCCAACCCGGATGGCAGCCAGGATCAGATCCACTTCGGCTCCAGCGGCATGCCCGCACCCAACGGTCTGGTGTTCGCCAGTAATGGCGACCTTTATGTTTCCGATTCCTTCCAGGGCGCGCTGTATCGCATCGCCAACGCCACGCGGTGCAAACCCTGCGCGCTAGAGGTGCTGTCGCGCGATCCGCTATTAGCCACGGCCGACTCTCTGCCCTTCGGAGCCAACGGCCTGGCCTTCAATGCTGACCAAAGTCAGCTGTATATCAACAACGCCGGTGACGGCCGCCTGCTGCGTATGCGCCTGCCGAACGGAGAGGTGCAGGTGCTGGCCGAGAGCTTGCCCGGGGCCGATGGCTTGTTGTTTCACGACGGCTTGCTGTGGCTGCTGGCCAATCAGATCGACCAACTGCTCGGGCTCGACGAGCGCGGTCTGATCCGCGTGCGTGCGGGGGGCTTTCAAGGCCTCACCAGTAACGGTGCGCCGCGTGGCCTGCTGTTTCCCGCCAGCAGTGTGGTGCTGGGCGAGTGGATGGTGGTCAGCAACCTGGCCTTGCCGCTGACGCCTACCGAGGGCGATGAGTGGGAAGAACAGGTGAGCACCTGGAACCTGATGCGCGTGCGTCTGCCGCAATTGCCAACCAAGGGAGAGCCCGACCATGCCGCAACACCCTGA
- a CDS encoding substrate-binding periplasmic protein, with the protein MWPVSGVASMCRWPLNGWSKAFRAVLAFFCASLLSLPIAQAEEARLLRFALSAESPPTSYAQNGEAQGILRDMLLALFATLPEYRLEFISLPWARAQLEVTRGQADGFCTFPSENRKGYARFAARPVYVWDYGNLVYSRDNAQGGVIASAKSFDDLRDLRLISQEGVDWESENVPGFIQRYPVNTPPQMIHMLLRRGAGDFLIMSAEQAQYYANLFGYTEQLRNAKVDFIPNSQVQFHIGLRQSLPDVEQIMARIDQAMADPAFQARQEAIILQYRAAGIR; encoded by the coding sequence ATGTGGCCTGTATCTGGGGTTGCGTCAATGTGCCGGTGGCCACTGAATGGGTGGTCAAAGGCCTTTCGAGCAGTCCTCGCGTTTTTCTGCGCCAGCTTGCTGAGTCTGCCGATTGCCCAGGCCGAGGAGGCGCGGCTGTTGCGTTTCGCCCTGTCCGCCGAGAGCCCGCCGACTTCCTATGCGCAGAACGGCGAGGCGCAGGGAATTCTCCGCGACATGTTGCTCGCGCTGTTTGCCACGCTGCCGGAATACCGGCTCGAATTTATCAGCCTGCCCTGGGCGCGTGCGCAACTTGAAGTGACACGCGGGCAGGCGGATGGCTTCTGCACCTTTCCGTCGGAGAATCGCAAGGGCTATGCCCGCTTCGCGGCCAGGCCGGTATACGTGTGGGACTACGGCAATCTGGTCTACAGCCGCGATAACGCCCAAGGCGGCGTGATCGCCAGCGCCAAAAGCTTCGACGATCTGCGCGATCTCCGGCTCATTTCCCAGGAAGGGGTCGATTGGGAAAGCGAAAACGTGCCGGGCTTCATCCAGCGCTACCCGGTGAATACGCCGCCGCAGATGATCCACATGCTGCTGCGCCGTGGCGCCGGAGACTTCCTGATCATGAGTGCCGAGCAGGCGCAGTACTACGCCAATCTATTCGGCTACACGGAGCAGTTGCGCAACGCCAAGGTGGACTTCATTCCCAACAGCCAGGTGCAGTTTCATATCGGCTTGCGCCAGAGCCTGCCGGATGTCGAGCAGATCATGGCCCGCATAGACCAGGCCATGGCCGATCCGGCTTTTCAGGCGCGCCAGGAAGCAATCATTCTGCAGTATCGGGCCGCGGGGATACGTTGA
- a CDS encoding GFA family protein, with translation MTERTGRCLCGAVSFTLSSEPLATRVCWCRDCQHLAANGTVNLLVAADGLSIRGALAEYSKTADSGNQATRQFCPACGTHLFAKSAARPEFRIVRAGNLDEPSSIRPTLNIWASSAPEWACLDPQLERVEQQPVPPQPRPAGSQA, from the coding sequence ATGACCGAACGAACCGGACGCTGCCTGTGCGGCGCAGTCAGTTTCACCCTCAGCAGCGAACCGCTGGCCACCCGCGTGTGCTGGTGTCGCGACTGCCAGCATCTGGCCGCCAACGGCACGGTGAACCTGCTGGTTGCCGCTGACGGGCTCAGCATTCGCGGAGCGCTCGCCGAGTACAGCAAGACCGCAGACAGCGGTAACCAGGCCACCCGGCAGTTCTGCCCGGCGTGCGGCACGCACCTGTTCGCCAAGTCCGCGGCTCGACCCGAGTTCCGCATTGTCCGGGCCGGCAATCTGGATGAGCCATCGTCCATTCGGCCAACGCTGAACATCTGGGCATCCAGCGCGCCCGAGTGGGCCTGCCTGGACCCGCAACTTGAGCGAGTGGAGCAACAACCCGTGCCGCCGCAGCCTCGGCCAGCGGGTAGCCAGGCCTGA
- a CDS encoding GNAT family N-acetyltransferase, whose protein sequence is MTHIQQATANDVPTLLPLVATYWRFEGIADFEQERAAAQLTRLFTNPELGAGWIAFVDGLAVGYLLAVHVFSLEHLGLTAEIDELFVHSSQRGKGIGGKLLQNAETECVRRGCTNIALQLSRNNDSAREFYHRLGYAPRSGYELLDKRLETC, encoded by the coding sequence ATGACTCATATACAACAAGCAACAGCGAATGATGTACCCACACTGCTTCCCCTCGTGGCCACGTATTGGCGCTTCGAGGGTATTGCCGATTTTGAACAAGAGCGCGCCGCCGCACAGTTAACTCGCTTGTTCACCAACCCGGAGCTTGGCGCTGGCTGGATTGCCTTTGTCGATGGTCTGGCCGTAGGTTATCTGCTCGCCGTTCATGTGTTCAGCCTTGAGCATTTAGGCCTTACTGCAGAAATCGACGAACTGTTCGTACATTCCTCACAGCGGGGCAAGGGCATTGGCGGAAAACTTCTGCAAAACGCTGAAACGGAGTGCGTGCGACGCGGCTGCACAAACATCGCCCTGCAACTTTCACGCAACAACGATTCCGCACGTGAGTTCTATCACCGCCTAGGCTATGCGCCGAGGTCCGGTTATGAACTGCTCGATAAGCGACTGGAAACCTGTTAA
- a CDS encoding FxLYD domain-containing protein, producing MTDNKPTLISKGFWLGIGLIIPIGFGMTLGSQLIRTSEGILHSNRDADTNYTHIATDYTKLIKIEHFKDQSQNGVIDIVGSLLNTGNEPIGSIKIEAEFFNKNGEFVMERSEYIDKKIQPQEAENFQISCDCEKQTPQDYEKITLTVTSAHNF from the coding sequence GTGACCGATAATAAACCCACACTCATCAGCAAAGGCTTTTGGCTCGGTATCGGACTGATAATTCCAATAGGTTTCGGAATGACCTTGGGCAGCCAACTCATTAGAACTTCAGAAGGAATTTTGCATAGCAATAGAGATGCAGATACCAATTACACCCATATCGCTACCGACTACACGAAGCTGATCAAGATAGAACACTTCAAAGATCAAAGCCAAAATGGCGTAATCGATATTGTCGGCTCCCTTCTCAATACCGGCAACGAACCCATTGGCTCAATCAAAATAGAGGCAGAATTCTTCAACAAAAACGGCGAATTTGTCATGGAACGATCAGAGTACATAGACAAGAAAATACAGCCTCAGGAAGCAGAGAACTTCCAAATCTCTTGCGACTGCGAGAAGCAAACTCCTCAGGACTATGAAAAAATCACTTTGACCGTTACTAGCGCTCATAACTTTTAG
- a CDS encoding GFA family protein, which yields MLTTYSGSCHCGTVKFEADLDLTQSSYRCNCSICRRTRFWVAVARPEGFRLLAGKQALTEYLFNTRKNQHFFCKHCGVRAFGVGNDTPIGQMIGVNLGCLEGVSEEALAGIPITYVDGLHDRWQSAPACCAHL from the coding sequence ATGCTCACGACCTACTCCGGCAGTTGCCACTGTGGCACCGTCAAGTTCGAAGCCGACCTCGACCTCACGCAAAGCTCCTACCGCTGCAACTGCTCGATCTGCCGGCGTACGCGCTTCTGGGTGGCGGTGGCCAGGCCCGAGGGTTTCCGCCTTTTGGCCGGCAAACAGGCGCTGACCGAGTACCTGTTCAACACCCGCAAGAACCAGCACTTCTTCTGCAAGCACTGTGGCGTGCGGGCTTTCGGGGTGGGCAACGACACGCCGATCGGGCAGATGATCGGGGTCAACCTCGGTTGCCTGGAGGGAGTGAGCGAGGAGGCGCTGGCAGGTATCCCGATCACCTATGTGGATGGCCTGCATGATCGCTGGCAGAGCGCGCCGGCGTGCTGCGCTCATCTGTAG
- a CDS encoding Swt1 family HEPN domain-containing protein, which yields MMEDKIKLFAISNQMAERSLDYVERDLKIDLGRNVHLSEEKDDEYYPQFQHLIRVEAREMAVHYELFYCLEVSIRKMINEKLLSEPGEDWWEKADIPDQTRKNVKDNIQREIDSAFTQRSENELDYTTFGELGEIVRKNWEKFGDLFNSQKGFNRVMNSLNLLRGPIAHCSPLAEDEIVRLKLTVRDWFRLME from the coding sequence ATGATGGAAGACAAGATAAAGTTATTCGCAATTTCGAACCAGATGGCAGAAAGATCCCTCGACTATGTTGAGCGCGACCTCAAAATAGATTTAGGTAGGAACGTCCATCTATCAGAAGAAAAAGACGATGAATACTACCCACAGTTTCAACATTTAATTCGTGTGGAAGCCCGAGAAATGGCGGTTCATTACGAGTTATTTTACTGCCTGGAAGTTTCTATCAGAAAAATGATTAATGAAAAGCTACTATCAGAACCGGGTGAAGACTGGTGGGAAAAAGCAGATATACCTGATCAGACTCGTAAGAATGTAAAGGACAACATTCAGAGAGAAATTGATTCAGCTTTCACTCAAAGATCAGAAAATGAATTGGATTACACCACGTTTGGCGAGCTCGGTGAGATTGTGCGAAAAAACTGGGAGAAATTTGGTGACCTTTTCAATAGTCAGAAAGGGTTCAACCGCGTCATGAACAGCCTCAATCTTTTACGGGGGCCAATAGCGCACTGTAGCCCTCTGGCTGAAGATGAAATTGTGAGATTGAAGCTTACTGTCCGAGACTGGTTCAGGCTAATGGAATGA
- a CDS encoding helix-turn-helix domain-containing protein, translated as MPPRITPRQRARQATYENLLSQVLQLLPITTGRTPRLAELCRAAGVSERTLRTAFIATLGMAPARYLRLRRLHLLRAALALADQSHTSVAVIAQRFGYTDCGRMAADYHALFGEYPSTTLLRGVNGG; from the coding sequence ATGCCACCACGCATCACGCCGCGTCAGCGTGCTCGTCAGGCCACCTACGAGAACCTGCTAAGCCAGGTGCTGCAGCTGCTACCGATCACCACCGGCCGCACACCGCGCCTGGCCGAGTTGTGCCGCGCAGCGGGCGTCAGCGAACGCACACTGCGCACGGCCTTTATCGCCACCCTGGGCATGGCGCCGGCGCGCTATCTGCGTCTGCGCCGCTTACACCTGCTGCGCGCCGCTCTGGCGCTGGCCGACCAGAGCCACACCAGCGTCGCAGTGATCGCCCAACGTTTCGGTTACACCGATTGCGGACGCATGGCAGCGGACTATCACGCGCTGTTCGGTGAGTACCCCAGCACAACACTGCTGCGTGGCGTCAACGGTGGATAA
- a CDS encoding helix-turn-helix domain-containing protein — protein sequence MSRLICADFDEFEEALYGVEGHYVLRSRQQRDWRLRVVELDGVALMFGREGAGTVYSGVGLPGFFNIFLPLSRHECTVLGGQRLDRRLIGWMVPEAMFHIDASQPASWMTVAMSCELVLRWAQQHEDEFDSSLLSRNLICRAQQDLAPLVWLALRLLRIDHCAPQELHAPAAESAARSELMDHVFRSLLPATPAQRGVAAQHSHQQVLRRALELLDAMPDAPLHMADLCQACNTSERTLRNLFTRYLGMSPHRYLMQHRLHAIRRAILRAAPGETITDICARFGVWDFGRFAGFYRSYFGELPSHSLRSRRPVPRALPLIHR from the coding sequence ATGAGCCGGCTGATCTGCGCCGACTTCGATGAGTTCGAAGAGGCTTTGTATGGGGTAGAGGGGCATTACGTGCTGCGTTCGCGGCAGCAGCGCGACTGGCGTCTGCGCGTTGTCGAGCTGGACGGCGTGGCCCTGATGTTCGGCCGTGAGGGCGCTGGCACCGTCTACAGCGGCGTCGGCCTGCCGGGTTTCTTCAATATCTTCCTGCCGCTGAGCCGCCACGAGTGCACCGTGCTAGGTGGGCAGCGCCTGGACCGGCGCTTGATCGGCTGGATGGTGCCCGAGGCGATGTTCCATATCGACGCCAGCCAGCCGGCGAGCTGGATGACGGTGGCCATGTCCTGCGAGCTGGTGCTGCGTTGGGCGCAGCAGCATGAGGACGAGTTCGATTCGTCGCTCCTCTCGCGCAACCTGATCTGTAGGGCCCAGCAGGACCTGGCACCGCTGGTCTGGCTGGCGCTGCGTCTGCTGCGTATCGATCATTGCGCGCCGCAAGAGCTGCATGCCCCGGCGGCCGAGAGTGCGGCACGCAGCGAGCTGATGGACCACGTGTTCCGCAGCCTGTTGCCGGCGACCCCAGCGCAGCGCGGTGTGGCCGCCCAGCACAGCCATCAGCAGGTTCTGCGACGGGCCCTGGAATTACTGGACGCCATGCCGGATGCCCCGTTGCATATGGCCGATCTGTGCCAGGCCTGCAATACCTCGGAGCGTACGCTGCGCAACCTGTTCACCCGCTACCTGGGCATGAGCCCGCACCGCTATCTGATGCAGCACCGCCTGCACGCGATTCGCCGCGCCATATTGCGCGCGGCTCCGGGGGAGACCATCACCGATATCTGCGCACGTTTTGGCGTGTGGGATTTCGGTCGTTTCGCCGGTTTCTACCGTAGCTACTTCGGCGAACTGCCGTCACATTCGCTGCGCAGTCGGCGGCCTGTGCCAAGGGCTTTGCCGCTTATCCACCGTTGA
- a CDS encoding DUF4087 domain-containing protein has translation MRQLLLISLIAVPLSAISAEKRCGWLDNPSPANLWLIDADSDWTISTQGGKFASDETIDNLPEIDDKEFVRRHGHYGFSCVCLNVETDKEKFEILKVYSGQQLLLKQCLEDPKLYKKVP, from the coding sequence TTGCGTCAACTACTCCTAATATCTCTTATAGCAGTACCGCTTAGCGCCATCTCCGCTGAAAAGCGCTGCGGCTGGCTGGATAACCCCTCGCCTGCAAATCTATGGTTAATTGACGCCGACTCTGATTGGACCATTTCTACCCAAGGCGGGAAATTTGCCAGCGACGAAACAATAGACAACTTGCCAGAAATTGACGACAAAGAATTTGTGCGCCGACATGGCCACTACGGTTTCTCCTGCGTCTGTCTAAACGTAGAAACGGATAAAGAAAAATTTGAGATATTAAAGGTCTACAGTGGTCAGCAATTACTTTTGAAGCAATGTTTAGAAGACCCAAAGCTCTATAAAAAAGTACCGTAG
- a CDS encoding helix-turn-helix transcriptional regulator: MDALLKELPVHQGLARVFASLGQDSFWRSLVDCLRLLVPLDNALAALMQAGRVPSLLADFEFRAVSGEGEDLAHYCAGMYLLDPFYQAACAGIADGLHSLESVAPDQFQQSEYYLSYFRAVVGSGELQFMVNHQGAVLGLSLGRQTSFSQEEFGRLLCVRDWVLAAMRRHLQLCALEVPASQPAAGDFTAMLEGLGARLSERESETARLILQGFSGKAIAQRMGISPETVKVHRRNLYHKLGVSGHAELFALLLRRD, encoded by the coding sequence GTGGACGCCTTGCTCAAGGAACTGCCGGTGCATCAGGGCCTGGCGCGGGTATTCGCCAGCCTGGGGCAGGACAGCTTCTGGCGCAGCCTGGTGGATTGCCTGCGCCTGCTGGTGCCGCTGGACAATGCCTTGGCCGCCCTGATGCAGGCGGGCCGGGTGCCCAGCCTGCTGGCCGACTTCGAGTTCCGCGCGGTGTCCGGCGAGGGCGAGGACCTGGCCCACTACTGCGCCGGTATGTACCTGCTCGACCCCTTCTACCAGGCCGCCTGCGCCGGCATCGCCGATGGCCTGCACAGCCTGGAAAGCGTGGCGCCCGACCAGTTCCAGCAAAGCGAGTACTACTTGAGCTACTTCCGCGCGGTGGTCGGCAGTGGCGAGCTGCAGTTCATGGTCAACCACCAGGGCGCCGTGCTGGGCCTGTCCCTCGGCCGGCAGACGTCCTTCAGCCAGGAAGAGTTCGGTCGCCTACTCTGCGTGCGTGACTGGGTGCTGGCGGCGATGCGTCGCCACTTGCAACTCTGTGCCCTGGAAGTGCCCGCCAGCCAGCCGGCAGCGGGCGACTTCACGGCGATGCTGGAAGGGCTGGGCGCGCGTCTGTCCGAGCGCGAAAGCGAAACGGCGCGGTTGATCCTGCAGGGCTTCTCCGGCAAGGCCATAGCCCAGCGCATGGGCATCTCCCCGGAGACGGTGAAAGTGCACCGGCGCAACCTCTACCACAAGCTCGGCGTCAGCGGCCACGCCGAGCTGTTCGCCCTGCTGCTGCGGCGGGACTGA
- a CDS encoding LysR family transcriptional regulator — protein MATYTLRQLKYFVTTVECGSVAEASRKLYIAQPSISTAIKGLEDSFGLQLFIRHHAQGVSLTPGGSRFYKKALELLRMAREFEQNALADNDVVAGQIDIGCFETVAPLYLPRLIAGFNAQYPGVEIRLRDGEQQELVQGLTAGRFDLAILYDHDLDATIACEPLMAPQKPYALLPADHRFAAQTQVSLRDLALEPMILLDVQPSRTYFVSLFEELGLTPNIVFSSPSIEMVRGMVGQGFGFSLLVTRPHSECTYDGKKVVTVDIIEPVSGSGLVAAWLKRAQPTKSAQLFIEFCQQQLGQAQAE, from the coding sequence ATGGCCACCTACACCCTGCGCCAGCTCAAGTATTTCGTGACCACCGTGGAATGCGGCAGCGTGGCCGAAGCCTCGCGCAAGCTGTACATCGCCCAGCCGTCGATCTCCACCGCGATCAAGGGCCTGGAAGACAGCTTCGGCCTGCAACTGTTCATCCGCCACCACGCCCAGGGCGTGTCGCTCACTCCCGGCGGCTCGCGCTTCTACAAGAAGGCCCTGGAGCTGCTGCGCATGGCCCGCGAGTTCGAACAGAACGCCCTGGCCGACAACGACGTGGTCGCCGGGCAGATCGACATCGGCTGCTTCGAAACCGTCGCCCCGCTCTACCTGCCGCGGCTGATCGCCGGTTTCAACGCCCAGTACCCCGGCGTGGAAATCCGCCTGCGCGACGGCGAACAGCAGGAGCTGGTGCAAGGCCTAACCGCCGGGCGTTTCGACCTGGCCATCCTCTACGACCACGACCTCGACGCGACCATCGCCTGCGAACCGCTGATGGCCCCGCAAAAACCCTACGCCCTGCTCCCGGCAGACCACCGCTTCGCCGCCCAGACCCAGGTCTCGCTGCGCGACCTGGCACTGGAACCGATGATCCTGCTCGACGTGCAACCGAGCCGCACCTACTTCGTCAGCCTGTTCGAAGAGCTGGGCCTGACGCCCAATATCGTCTTCAGCTCGCCCTCCATCGAAATGGTGCGCGGCATGGTCGGCCAGGGCTTCGGCTTCTCCCTGCTGGTCACCCGCCCCCACTCGGAATGCACCTACGACGGCAAGAAAGTGGTGACGGTAGACATCATCGAACCCGTCAGCGGCTCCGGCCTGGTCGCCGCCTGGCTCAAACGCGCCCAACCGACCAAGTCGGCGCAGCTGTTTATCGAGTTTTGTCAGCAGCAGTTGGGGCAGGCGCAGGCGGAGTAA
- a CDS encoding isochorismate lyase: MEVVNRLAPNECTGMENIRDEIDRLDRAVIKILGIRFQYVLAAAKFKTSETSVRAPERFIAMLAKRREWAAIEGLNPDAVEKLYTDLVNHFIEEEMTHWKSHQAKA; the protein is encoded by the coding sequence ATGGAAGTAGTAAACCGTTTGGCCCCCAACGAATGCACTGGAATGGAGAACATTCGCGACGAAATAGATCGTCTTGACAGGGCTGTAATTAAAATTCTGGGAATCCGCTTCCAGTACGTGCTGGCGGCAGCAAAATTCAAGACATCGGAAACCTCCGTGCGTGCCCCTGAACGCTTCATAGCTATGCTAGCCAAGCGTCGAGAATGGGCTGCAATTGAAGGCCTGAACCCTGACGCAGTCGAAAAACTCTACACCGATCTGGTAAATCACTTCATAGAAGAAGAAATGACTCACTGGAAGTCTCACCAAGCAAAAGCCTAA
- a CDS encoding DUF5343 domain-containing protein: protein MAKSYPPYMNATGLVSKVLEKIKLAATPDRFTQDYLATELGFSGGSAKAFIPLAKKIGFLASDGSPTDLYKQFRNTNKAISKAAMAEAIRKGYSDIYSRNEYAHSLSKSDLEGLIVEMTGSEKGNKTVQAVIGTFEALKGFADFKVSTSDIVHEKPPEDKEIESHERPKTNGSLGVADEFGLSLSYTINLVLPKTDDVAVFNAIFKSLRENLLKKS from the coding sequence ATGGCAAAATCGTACCCTCCTTATATGAACGCCACTGGATTGGTAAGCAAGGTACTGGAGAAGATAAAGCTCGCGGCGACACCTGACAGATTTACACAGGACTATCTGGCTACTGAGCTTGGGTTTAGCGGAGGTAGCGCTAAAGCATTTATACCGTTAGCGAAAAAAATTGGATTTCTTGCAAGTGACGGCAGCCCTACTGACTTATATAAGCAGTTCAGGAACACCAATAAAGCAATTTCCAAAGCTGCCATGGCAGAAGCAATTCGGAAGGGATACTCCGACATATATTCTCGAAATGAATACGCACACAGCCTTAGTAAATCTGATCTTGAGGGGTTGATTGTCGAAATGACAGGATCAGAAAAAGGAAATAAAACGGTACAAGCAGTCATTGGTACGTTTGAAGCATTAAAGGGTTTCGCAGACTTCAAGGTTTCCACATCTGATATTGTCCATGAGAAACCACCAGAAGATAAAGAAATAGAATCTCATGAGCGACCAAAAACGAACGGTTCTCTTGGTGTTGCAGATGAATTTGGCCTGAGTCTTTCCTATACAATAAACTTAGTACTTCCTAAAACCGATGATGTGGCTGTTTTCAATGCCATCTTCAAAAGCCTGCGAGAGAACCTGCTGAAGAAATCATGA